In a single window of the Streptomyces cinnabarinus genome:
- a CDS encoding AurF N-oxygenase family protein, protein MASSTVRPATEHDTETGTVAGRLLDSAATLSYDPLAEVDWETPLDEDFHGASPEWSTLYGTSYWNELTEAQRKELTRQEAASVASTGIWFEMILQQLILRDIYAKDPTDDTFQWALTEIADECRHSIMFARGAKKLRAPAYRPRRAAVELGRAFKTLAFGEAAYAAILVAEEVLDVMQRDWMRDERVVPFVRTINNIHVVEESRHMKFAREETRRHLAKAGRVRRHIHAFVIAVAAYVIVTSMVNRAVYANAGLDSRRALTAARDNEHHKAMMRSSCAGLMEFLASARLLTKPALAFYKRAHLI, encoded by the coding sequence ATGGCAAGCAGCACGGTCCGGCCCGCCACGGAGCACGACACCGAGACCGGGACGGTCGCGGGCCGACTGCTCGACTCGGCCGCCACCCTCTCGTACGACCCCCTGGCGGAGGTGGACTGGGAGACGCCGCTGGACGAGGACTTCCACGGCGCCAGCCCGGAGTGGAGCACCCTGTACGGGACCTCGTACTGGAACGAGCTCACCGAGGCCCAGCGCAAGGAACTGACCCGGCAGGAGGCCGCCTCGGTCGCCAGCACCGGCATCTGGTTCGAGATGATCCTCCAGCAGCTGATCCTGCGGGACATCTACGCCAAGGACCCGACCGACGACACGTTCCAGTGGGCGCTCACCGAGATCGCGGACGAGTGCCGGCACTCGATCATGTTCGCCCGCGGCGCCAAGAAGCTCCGGGCGCCCGCCTACCGGCCGCGCCGGGCCGCCGTCGAACTGGGCAGGGCCTTCAAGACCCTGGCGTTCGGCGAGGCCGCGTACGCCGCGATCCTCGTCGCCGAGGAGGTCCTCGACGTCATGCAGCGCGACTGGATGCGGGACGAGCGGGTGGTGCCGTTCGTCCGGACCATCAACAACATCCATGTGGTCGAGGAGTCCCGCCACATGAAGTTCGCCCGCGAGGAGACCCGGCGCCACCTGGCGAAGGCGGGGCGGGTGCGCCGCCACATCCACGCCTTCGTGATCGCCGTCGCGGCGTACGTCATCGTCACGAGCATGGTGAACAGGGCGGTGTACGCCAACGCCGGACTCGACTCCCGCCGGGCGCTCACCGCGGCCCGCGACAACGAGCACCACAAGGCGATGATGCGCTCCAGCTGCGCCGGCCTGATGGAGTTCCTTGCCTCGGCCCGCCTGCTGACGAAGCCGGCGCTGGCCTTCTACAAGCGCGCCCACCTCATCTGA
- a CDS encoding FAD-dependent oxidoreductase: MTYAITQTCCADATCVAVCPVNCIHPTPQEREFGSTEMLHVDPRACIDCGACADACPVDAIIPVDRLTGPQRAYAEINAAYFADTPAPEPADGSPNFHAWDRPAFDRALPSDFRPLRVAVVGTGPAGMYTAQDLLLHTNAEVTLIDRLPVAGGLVRYGVAPDHPATRKAGDTFARFHAHPRVRMLLGLRVGEHVTAEELAAHHDAVVYAVGASGDRRLGIPGEDRTGSLSASEFVAWYNAHPDVAPDAVDLSAERVVVVGNGNVALDVARILVGDPEELAGTDIAEHALRALRGSAVREVVLLGRRGPEHAACTRPELLALTQLPGVSLVVDDHDPRIGAAIDAAGPRELAAVLRHTAREQVDWSRPPGEGRRIVLRFHSAPTEIVGDATECAHAVRVTAADGELLLPATTVIRAIGYRGTPVPGLPFDETTGTVPHERGRVTGLPGTYVVGWIKRGPSGGIGANRTCAAETVGTLLADAVEDGLPRPALSAKAFARLARRRAPHVVDARGMAAVDRAERARGEDDGRPRAKLATVNELVTASRRRWR, translated from the coding sequence ATGACCTACGCGATCACCCAGACCTGCTGCGCCGACGCCACCTGCGTCGCCGTCTGCCCGGTCAACTGCATCCACCCCACGCCGCAGGAGCGGGAGTTCGGCAGCACCGAGATGCTCCACGTCGACCCGCGGGCATGCATCGACTGCGGCGCGTGCGCGGACGCCTGCCCGGTGGACGCGATCATCCCGGTGGACCGGCTCACCGGCCCGCAGCGGGCGTACGCGGAGATCAACGCCGCCTACTTCGCCGATACCCCGGCGCCCGAACCCGCCGACGGCAGCCCGAACTTCCACGCCTGGGACCGGCCCGCGTTCGACCGTGCCCTGCCGTCCGACTTCCGTCCGCTGCGGGTCGCGGTCGTCGGCACGGGACCGGCCGGTATGTACACGGCCCAGGATCTGCTGCTGCACACCAACGCCGAGGTCACCCTCATCGACCGGCTGCCGGTGGCCGGCGGCCTCGTCCGGTACGGCGTCGCTCCCGACCACCCCGCGACCAGGAAGGCGGGCGACACCTTCGCCCGGTTCCACGCCCACCCCCGGGTGCGGATGCTGCTGGGACTGCGGGTCGGCGAGCACGTCACGGCGGAGGAACTCGCCGCCCACCATGACGCGGTGGTGTACGCCGTGGGCGCGTCCGGCGACCGACGGCTCGGCATCCCCGGCGAGGACCGTACGGGCAGTCTGTCCGCGTCGGAATTCGTCGCCTGGTACAACGCCCATCCCGATGTCGCGCCCGACGCGGTCGACCTGTCCGCCGAGCGCGTCGTCGTGGTCGGCAACGGCAATGTCGCCCTCGACGTGGCCCGCATCCTGGTCGGCGATCCGGAGGAGCTGGCCGGTACGGACATCGCCGAGCACGCGCTGCGCGCCCTGCGCGGCTCGGCCGTCCGCGAGGTCGTCCTGCTGGGCCGCCGGGGCCCGGAGCACGCGGCCTGCACCCGGCCGGAACTCCTCGCGCTGACCCAACTGCCCGGTGTGAGCCTGGTCGTCGACGACCACGACCCGCGCATCGGCGCCGCGATCGACGCGGCCGGACCGCGCGAACTCGCCGCCGTACTACGGCACACGGCGCGCGAGCAGGTCGACTGGTCCCGCCCGCCGGGCGAGGGGCGCCGCATCGTGCTGCGCTTCCACTCCGCACCGACGGAGATCGTCGGGGATGCCACGGAGTGCGCCCACGCCGTGCGCGTCACGGCGGCGGACGGTGAACTCCTCCTCCCCGCGACCACGGTGATACGGGCCATCGGCTACCGGGGCACTCCGGTGCCGGGGCTGCCGTTCGACGAGACCACCGGGACCGTCCCGCACGAGCGGGGGCGGGTGACGGGACTGCCCGGCACCTACGTGGTGGGGTGGATCAAGCGCGGTCCCTCCGGCGGCATCGGCGCCAACCGGACCTGCGCCGCCGAGACCGTCGGCACGCTGCTCGCCGACGCCGTCGAGGACGGCCTTCCCCGGCCCGCCCTGTCGGCGAAGGCGTTCGCCCGCCTCGCCCGCCGCCGTGCACCGCATGTCGTGGACGCCCGTGGCATGGCGGCCGTCGACCGGGCCGAACGCGCACGCGGCGAGGACGACGGCAGGCCGAGGGCCAAGCTCGCCACCGTGAACGAGCTCGTCACGGCATCCCGGCGCCGGTGGCGTTAG